A region from the Oncorhynchus tshawytscha isolate Ot180627B linkage group LG26, Otsh_v2.0, whole genome shotgun sequence genome encodes:
- the LOC121840979 gene encoding extensin-like has translation MGPKPSPPSPHPQALTPRPPASPPPTGPHRHPRPSPPPPHRHPRPSPSYPPPHHPHPLTVTPTPRPPVTPTPTPSPPPTGPHRHPRPSPHPSPSPQGLTITPTHRPSPSPQALTIHPPGPHCHPRPLTPTPHHHHPRPSPSPQALTITPGPHHHPPQAHHPVTITPHHHPHHQAFTVPHPQALTPTPSPSPPPSPPPQGSSP, from the coding sequence ATGGGGCCCAAGCCCTCACCCCCAAGCCCTCATCCCCAGGCCCTCACCCCCAGGCCCCCAGCGTCACCCCCACCCACAGGCCCTCACCGTCACCCCAGGCCCTCACCTCCACCCCCTCACCGTCACCCCAGGCCCTCACCCTCATACCCACCCCCCcatcacccccaccccctcaccgTCACCCCCACCCCCAGGCCCCCcgtcacccccacccccaccccctcacccccACCCACAGGCCCTCACCGTCACCCCAGGCCCTCACCCCACCCCTCACCGTCACCCCAGGGCCTCACCATCACCCCCACCCACAGGCCCTCACCGTCACCCCAGGCCCTCACCATCCACCCCCCAGGCCCTCATTGTCACCCCAGGcccctcacccccaccccccatcacCATCACCCCAGGCCCTCACCGTCACCCCAGGCCCTCACCATCACCCCAGGCCCTCACCATCACCCACCCCAGGCCCATCACCCCGTCACCATCACCCCCCACCATCACCCCCACCATCAGGCCTTCACTGTCCCCCACCCTCAGGccctcacccccaccccctcaccgTCACCCCCACCATCACCCCCACCCCAGGGTAGCTCACCATGA